The following are encoded together in the Meriones unguiculatus strain TT.TT164.6M chromosome 16, Bangor_MerUng_6.1, whole genome shotgun sequence genome:
- the Ccdc115 gene encoding coiled-coil domain-containing protein 115, which translates to MAVSALREELDSKFLQLLSDLEELEAKRAALNTRVEEGWLSLAKARYAMGAKSVGPLQYASRMEPQVCVRASEAQDGPQTFRVIKADAQTPEEVGPREASLRRRKGPAKTQESGSSVVPQDPLNWFGILVPHSLRQAQASFRDGLQLAADIASLQTRITWGRSQLRGLQKKLKELDPGPA; encoded by the exons ATGGCGGTCTCGGCCCTGCGGGAGGAGTTGGACTCCAAGTTCCTGCAGTTGCTCAGCGACCTGGAGGAACTGGAGGCGAAGCGGGCTGCGCTGAACACGCGGGTGGAGGAG GGTTGGCTCTCGCTTGCCAAGGCTCGCTATGCCATGGGCGCCAAGTCGGTAGGGCCCCTGCAGTATGCCTCGCGTATGGAGCCTCAGGTCTGCGTGCGCGCCAG CGAGGCTCAGGATGGACCCCAGACCTTCAGGGTGATCAAAGCTGACGCCCAAACCCCTGAGGAAGTGGGCCCCCGCGAGGCAT ctctgcgCAGGCGCAAAGGCCCTGCCAAGACCCAAGAGTCAGGGTCCTCTGTAGTTCCTCAAGATCCCTTGAACTGGTTTGGAATCTTGGTTCCTCATAGTCTGCGCCAGGCCCAAGCCAGCTTCCGGGACG GCCTGCAGCTGGCTGCAGATATAGCCAGCCTCCAGACCCGCATCACCTGGGGACGAAGCCAGCTCCGGGGCCTCCAGAAAAAGCTTAAGGAGTTGGACCCGGGGCCTGCCTGA
- the Imp4 gene encoding U3 small nucleolar ribonucleoprotein protein IMP4: MLRREARLRREYLYRKAREDAQRSVQEKKERVKRALEENQLIPTELRREALALQGSLEFDDAGGEGVTSHVDDEYRWAGVEDPKIMITTSRDPSSRLKMFAKELKLVFPGAQRMNRGRHEVGALVRACKANGVTDLLVVHEHRGTPVGLIVSHLPFGPTAYFTLCNVVMRHDIPDLGTMSEAKPHLITHGFSSRLGKRVSDILRYLFPVPKDDSHRVITFANQDDYISFRHHVYKKTDHRNVELTEVGPRFELKLYMIRLGTLEQEATADVEWRWHPYTNTARKRVFLSAE; encoded by the exons ATG CTCCGTCGGGAGGCTCGCCTGCGCCGCGAGTACCTGTACCGCAAGGCCCGGGAGGACGCGCAGCGATCGGTTCAGGAGAAAAAGGAGCGAGTCAAGCGTGCGCTTGAAG AAAACCAGCTGATTCCCACCGAGTTACGCCGGGAGGCTCTAGCCTTACAGGGGTCCCTGGAGTTCGATGATGCTGGTGGTGAAG GTGTGACCAGCCATGTTGACGATGAGTACCGATGGGCTGGGGTTGAGGACCCTAAGATCATGATCACCACCTCCCGGGACCCCAGCTCTCGCCTCAAGATGTTTGCAAAG GAACTGAAGCTAGTGTTCCCTGGTGCCCAGCGCATGAACCGAGGGCGGCATGAGGTTGGAGCGCTGGTGCGAGCCTGCAAAGCCAATGGGGTCACGGACCTGCTGGTGGTCCATGAGCATCGAGGCACCCCTG TGGGGCTCATTGTCAGCCACCTGCCCTTTGGGCCCACTGCCTACTTCACACTGTGCAACGTGGTCATGCGGCACGATATCCCTGACCTGGGCACCATGTCGGAAGCGAAGCCTCACCTCATCACTCATGGCTTTTCCTCTCGGCTGGGCAAGCGG GTGTCTGACATCCTTCGCTACCTCTTCCCTGTGCCGAAAGATGACAGCCATCGGGTCATCACCTTTGCAAACCAGGATGACTACATTTCATTCCG gCACCATGTCTACAAGAAGACGGACCACCGCAATGTGGAGCTGACGGAGGTGGGGCCTCGATTTGAGCTGAAAT TGTACATGATTCGCCTGGGCACACTGGAGCAGGAGGCCACAGCAGATGTTGAGTGGCGCTGGCACCCATATACCAACACTGCCCGCAAGAGGGTCTTCCTGAGCGCTGAGTGA